One part of the Prunus persica cultivar Lovell chromosome G5, Prunus_persica_NCBIv2, whole genome shotgun sequence genome encodes these proteins:
- the LOC18776964 gene encoding thaumatin-like protein, whose amino-acid sequence MRILKNLPAFCILCATLFFASTNAARFDIRNNCPFTVWAAAVPGGGRQLNRGQSWALDVRAGTQGARIWARTGCSFDGAGRGRCQTGDCGGVLQCQAYGQPPNTLAEYALNQYNNLDFFDISLVDGFNVPMDFSPTSNGCTKGIRCTADINGQCPNQLRAQGGCNNPCTVFRTDKYCCNSGSCGPTDLSRFFKDRCPSAYSYPKDDPTSTFTCPGGTNYRVVFSASFNIRNNCPYTVWAAAVPGGGRQLNRGQTWTLNVKPGTKMARIWARTNCAFDNSGRGRCQTGDCGGFLQCQAYGSPPNTLAEYALNQFGNKDFFDISLVDGFNVPMEFSPTSNGCTRGIKCAQDIKTQCPNELKAPGGCHNPCTVYKTDKYCCNSGRCGSTNLSKFFKDRCRDAYSYPKDDLTSTFTCPGGTNYKVVFCP is encoded by the exons ATGAGAATCCTCAAGAACCTCCCAGCCTTCTGCATCCTATGTGCCACTCTCTTCTTTGCATCAACCAATGCAGCTAGATTCGATATCCGAAACAACTGCCCCTTCACAGTCTGGGCAGCAGCCGTGCCAGGCGGTGGACGCCAACTTAATAGAGGCCAAAGTTGGGCCCTAGATGTGCGTGCCGGAACCCAAGGGGCTCGCATTTGGGCCCGAACTGGATGCAGCTTTGATGGAGCCGGACGTGGGAGATGTCAAACAGGTGATTGTGGGGGTGTCCTCCAATGCCAAGCCTATGGCCAACCCCCAAACACCCTAGCTGAGTATGCCCTTAACCAGTACAACAACTTGGATTTCTTTGACATTTCCCTTGTTGATGGCTTCAACGTCCCTATGGACTTTAGCCCCACGTCTAATGGGTGCACCAAGGGCATCAGATGTACCGCTGATATTAATGGGCAGTGTCCTAACCAACTGAGGGCTCAAGGAGGCTGCAACAACCCTTGCACTGTGTTCAGGACTGATAAATATTGCTGCAATTCTGGGAGCTGTGGCCCAACAGACTTGTCTAGGTTTTTTAAGGATCGGTGCCCGAGTGCTTATAGCTACCCGAAGGATGATCCAACGAGCACATTTACATGCCCTGGCGGGACCAACTATAGGGTTGTGTTCT CAGCCAGTTTCAACATCCGAAACAACTGCCCCTACACTGTCTGGGCAGCAGCTGTGCCAGGCGGTGGCAGACAGCTCAACCGAGGCCAAACATGGACGCTAAATGTGAAGCCTGGAACTAAAATGGCTCGAATTTGGGCCCGAACCAATTGTGCCTTCGACAACTCAGGTCGTGGCCGGTGCCAAACCGGCGACTGCGGAGGATTCCTCCAATGCCAAGCCTATGGTTCACCCCCAAACACCCTAGCCGAGTATGCCCTAAACCAATTTGGAAACAAGGACTTTTTCGACATTTCACTTGTAGACGGGTTCAATGTTCCAATGGAATTTAGTCCCACGTCTAATGGGTGCACCAGGGGGATCAAATGTGCTCAAGATATCAAAACGCAGTGCCCTAATGAGTTGAAGGCCCCAGGTGGCTGCCACAACCCTTGCACTGTGTACAAAACTGACAAGTATTGTTGCAATTCGGGGAGATGTGGGTCTACAAATTTATCCAAGTTTTTTAAGGATCGGTGTAGGGATGCTTATAGTTACCCTAAAGATGATCTAACTAGCACTTTTACTTGTCCTGGTGGGACTAATTACAAGGTTGTGTTCTGTCCTTGA
- the LOC18777804 gene encoding protein P21 isoform X1 has translation MSILRNLLVFCILCATLFFASTNAAHFDIRNNCPFTVWAAATPGGGRQLNRGENWGIDVAAGTKGGRIWARTGCTFDGAGRGRCQTGDCGGILQCQAYGQPPNTLAEYALNQFSNLDFIDISLVDGFNVPMEFGSTSSGCTRDIRCTADINGQCPGQLRAPGGCNNPCTVFKTNQYCCNSGRCEPTDLSRFFKMRCPDAYSYPQDDKTSLFTCPGGTNYKVVFCP, from the exons ATGAGTATCCTCAGAAACCTCCTAGTCTTCTGCATCCTATGTGCCACTCTCTTCTTTGCATCAACCAATGCAGCTCATTTCGATATCCGAAACAACTGCCCCTTCACCGTCTGGGCAGCCGCCACGCCAGGCGGCGGACGCCAACTTAATAGAGGCGAAAATTGGGGCATAGACGTGGCTGCCGGAACCAAAGGGGGTCGCATTTGGGCCCGGACCGGATGTACCTTTGATGGAGCTGGACGTGGGAGATGCCAAACAGGTGATTGTGGGGGTATCCTTCAATGCCAAGCCTATGGCCAACCCCCAAACACCCTAGCTGAATATGCCCTTAACCAATTTAGCAACTTGGATTTCATTGACATTTCCCTTGTTGATGGCTTTAATGTTCCCATGGAATTTGGTTCCACGTCTAGTGGGTGCACTAGGGATATCAGATGTACGGCTGATATTAATGGGCAGTGTCCTGGCCAACTGAGGGCTCCAGGAGGCTGCAACAACCCTTGCACTGTGTTCAAGACTAATCAATATTGCTGCAATTCTGGGAGGTGTGAACCTACAGATTTATCTAGGTTTTTCAAGATGCGGTGCCCGGATGCTt atagCTACCCTCAGGATGACAAAACAAGCTTATTTACATGCCCTGGCGGGACGAACTATAAGGTTGTGTTCTGCCCATGA
- the LOC18777804 gene encoding protein P21 isoform X2, which produces MSILRNLLVFCILCATLFFASTNAAHFDIRNNCPFTVWAAATPGGGRQLNRGENWGIDVAAGTKGGRIWARTGCTFDGAGRGRCQTGDCGGILQCQAYGQPPNTLAEYALNQFSNLDFIDISLVDGFNVPMEFGSTSSGCTRDIRCTADINGQCPGQLRAPGGCNNPCTVFKTNQYCCNSGRCEPTDLSRFFKMRCPDAYSYPQDDKTSLFTCPGGTNYKVVFCP; this is translated from the exons ATGAGTATCCTCAGAAACCTCCTAGTCTTCTGCATCCTATGTGCCACTCTCTTCTTTGCATCAACCAATGCAGCTCATTTCGATATCCGAAACAACTGCCCCTTCACCGTCTGGGCAGCCGCCACGCCAGGCGGCGGACGCCAACTTAATAGAGGCGAAAATTGGGGCATAGACGTGGCTGCCGGAACCAAAGGGGGTCGCATTTGGGCCCGGACCGGATGTACCTTTGATGGAGCTGGACGTGGGAGATGCCAAACAGGTGATTGTGGGGGTATCCTTCAATGCCAAGCCTATGGCCAACCCCCAAACACCCTAGCTGAATATGCCCTTAACCAATTTAGCAACTTGGATTTCATTGACATTTCCCTTGTTGATGGCTTTAATGTTCCCATGGAATTTGGTTCCACGTCTAGTGGGTGCACTAGGGATATCAGATGTACGGCTGATATTAATGGGCAGTGTCCTGGCCAACTGAGGGCTCCAGGAGGCTGCAACAACCCTTGCACTGTGTTCAAGACTAATCAATATTGCTGCAATTCTGGGAGGTGTGAACCTACAGATTTATCTAGGTTTTTCAAGATGCGGTGCCCGGATGCTtata gCTACCCTCAGGATGACAAAACAAGCTTATTTACATGCCCTGGCGGGACGAACTATAAGGTTGTGTTCTGCCCATGA